In one window of Spartinivicinus marinus DNA:
- the trpA gene encoding tryptophan synthase subunit alpha — MSRIQSCFEQLKKTQRKALIPYVTAGDNSPQLTVPLMHAMVEAGANIIELGIPFSDPMADGPVIQQACERALSHGVTLSNVLAMVAEFRKRDNQTPVVLMGYLNPVEVMGYQAFAEAAADAGVDGVLTVDLPPEEAGPLADQLKAKDIDIIYLLAPTTAETRIKTICDSASGFIYYVSLKGVTGAATLDVDAVNRQLTRIRQYTQLPVGVGFGIRDAETAKAIAQTADAVVVGSAIVKKIATGTDDQATIAAVKDLLGSIRQAID; from the coding sequence ATGAGTCGAATACAATCTTGTTTTGAACAACTGAAAAAAACACAACGGAAGGCGTTGATTCCTTATGTCACTGCTGGTGATAATTCACCTCAGCTTACTGTCCCATTAATGCATGCTATGGTGGAAGCGGGAGCCAACATTATTGAGTTAGGAATTCCATTCTCTGATCCCATGGCTGATGGACCTGTGATTCAGCAGGCTTGTGAGAGAGCGCTGTCCCACGGGGTTACGTTGTCAAACGTATTAGCGATGGTGGCTGAGTTCCGTAAGAGAGATAATCAAACGCCTGTTGTATTAATGGGATATCTCAACCCAGTGGAAGTGATGGGGTATCAAGCATTTGCTGAAGCTGCTGCTGATGCGGGTGTCGATGGTGTTTTGACAGTGGACTTACCTCCTGAAGAAGCTGGCCCGTTGGCTGATCAGCTAAAAGCAAAGGATATAGATATTATCTATCTACTGGCCCCCACGACAGCGGAAACTAGAATTAAAACCATTTGTGATAGTGCCTCTGGGTTTATTTATTACGTTTCCTTAAAAGGCGTTACTGGGGCTGCTACCCTTGATGTCGATGCAGTCAATCGTCAGCTGACACGGATTCGGCAATATACCCAGTTGCCTGTGGGTGTCGGGTTTGGTATTCGAGATGCTGAAACTGCCAAGGCAATTGCTCAAACGGCAGATGCTGTAGTTGTTGGTAGTGCAATTGTTAAAAAAATTGCAACAGGTACTGATGATCAAGCCACCATTGCTGCGGTTAAAGACCTGCTAGGCTCGATACGTCAAGCAATTGATTAA
- the trpB gene encoding tryptophan synthase subunit beta — protein MSQQYSVEDLLKLPDSRGHFGPYGGRFVSETLMAALAELEETYHKLWRDPDFQAEFDKDLAHYVGRPSPLYFAERWSKHLGGAQVYLKREDLNHTGAHKVNNTIGQALLAKHMGKPRVIAETGAGQHGVASATVAARLGLECHVYMGAEDVKRQALNVYRMSLLGAEVIPVESGSRTLKDALNEAMRDWVTNVDNTFYIIGTVAGPHPYPQMVRDFQSVIGREARSQCLEQTGKLPDSIVACVGGGSNAIGLFYPFIGDTSVNIIGVEAAGEGLATGRHAAPLCAGKPGVLHGNRTYLMEDDAGQIIHTHSISAGLDYPGVGPEHAWLKDTGRAEYVAVTDQEALAAFHRLTRMEGIIPALESSHALAYVEKLAPTMAKDQVIVVNLSGRGDKDIHTVAAIDGVDWS, from the coding sequence GTGTCTCAACAATACAGTGTTGAAGATCTATTAAAACTACCCGACAGCCGAGGTCATTTTGGGCCTTACGGTGGTCGTTTTGTATCTGAAACCTTGATGGCGGCATTAGCTGAGTTAGAAGAAACTTACCACAAGTTGTGGCGAGATCCAGACTTTCAAGCAGAGTTTGATAAAGACTTGGCTCACTATGTTGGTCGTCCATCTCCACTGTATTTTGCTGAGCGATGGTCTAAGCACCTGGGTGGTGCTCAAGTTTATTTAAAGCGTGAAGATTTAAACCATACCGGTGCCCATAAGGTGAATAACACCATTGGGCAGGCATTGTTGGCTAAACATATGGGCAAGCCTCGGGTGATTGCTGAAACGGGAGCCGGTCAACACGGCGTTGCCTCAGCAACCGTAGCGGCTCGCCTGGGCTTAGAGTGCCATGTCTATATGGGAGCTGAAGACGTTAAACGACAAGCGTTGAACGTATATCGGATGTCACTGTTGGGGGCCGAAGTGATTCCTGTTGAGTCAGGTTCGCGTACCCTGAAAGATGCTTTAAATGAAGCCATGCGGGACTGGGTGACCAATGTAGATAATACCTTTTACATCATTGGGACAGTGGCAGGGCCTCATCCTTATCCTCAAATGGTCCGTGATTTTCAATCAGTCATTGGTCGTGAAGCGCGTAGTCAGTGCCTTGAGCAGACTGGTAAATTACCCGATAGCATTGTGGCTTGTGTTGGGGGGGGCTCTAATGCCATTGGCTTGTTTTATCCCTTTATTGGGGATACCTCCGTTAACATTATCGGAGTAGAAGCGGCTGGCGAAGGCTTAGCCACAGGTCGACATGCAGCACCCTTATGCGCTGGTAAACCAGGGGTATTGCACGGTAATCGTACTTACTTAATGGAAGATGATGCTGGACAGATTATTCATACCCACTCTATTTCAGCAGGCTTAGATTATCCTGGCGTAGGGCCTGAACATGCTTGGTTAAAAGATACGGGTCGAGCAGAATATGTGGCTGTTACTGATCAGGAGGCATTAGCCGCATTTCATCGTTTAACTCGTATGGAAGGGATTATCCCAGCTTTAGAAAGTAGCCATGCGTTAGCTTATGTAGAAAAGCTGGCACCCACGATGGCAAAAGATCAGGTCATTGTGGTCAATTTATCAGGCCGTGGCGATAAAGATATTCATACCGTAGCGGCAATTGATGGCGTGGACTGGAGCTAA
- a CDS encoding phosphoribosylanthranilate isomerase produces MNQRVRVKICGITRLVDAKAAVNAGADAIGLVFYEQSPRAVNIPQAAEIASSLSPFITTVGLFVNATTDYIQQVLTDVPLGLLQFHGDEPEVFCQQFNKPYIKALRVREGMDINRIIGQYKSAAGILLDSYRPGIPGGTGETFNWQCIPAHPSKPIILAGGLSANNVAMAIQQVRPFAVDVSGGVEQAKGIKDPAKINAFIREVASVSTIQC; encoded by the coding sequence ATGAATCAACGTGTAAGGGTAAAAATTTGTGGTATCACTCGGCTGGTGGATGCGAAGGCAGCCGTGAATGCGGGTGCTGATGCGATTGGCCTGGTGTTTTATGAACAAAGCCCAAGAGCGGTGAATATTCCGCAAGCAGCTGAAATAGCAAGTAGCCTAAGTCCATTTATTACTACTGTTGGTCTGTTTGTGAATGCAACAACTGACTATATACAACAAGTGTTAACAGACGTACCGCTCGGGTTATTGCAATTTCATGGTGATGAGCCTGAAGTTTTTTGTCAGCAATTTAATAAACCTTATATAAAAGCCCTTCGAGTGCGAGAAGGGATGGATATTAACCGTATTATCGGGCAGTATAAGTCGGCGGCAGGTATTTTATTAGATAGCTATCGCCCCGGTATTCCTGGTGGAACCGGTGAAACTTTTAATTGGCAGTGTATTCCTGCTCATCCCAGCAAACCGATTATTCTTGCCGGTGGCTTATCTGCCAATAACGTAGCAATGGCTATTCAACAGGTGAGGCCTTTTGCTGTGGATGTAAGTGGCGGGGTGGAGCAAGCAAAAGGTATTAAGGACCCTGCCAAAATTAATGCGTTTATTCGAGAGGTTGCCAGTGTCTCAACAATACAGTGTTGA
- the truA gene encoding tRNA pseudouridine(38-40) synthase TruA, with translation MTQVQSHDSVADRQPATEVAQRFAASIEYDGSHYHGWQAQRSGIKTVQRAVEAAISEVADHPLTVICAGRTDTGVHGCNQIIHFDSTAIRSERSWVFGANSNLPNDISVRWVKPVDDSFHARFSAVYRRYRYVILNTPVRPAHLPNGVTWNYRPLNVALMSEAAQALEGEHDFSSFRAIGCQAKSPVKTIHHLRVERFGDLIVIDVKANAFLHHMVRNIAGVLMAIGCSKRPISWVKDVLAARDRTQGGVTAPPYGLYFVDVGYPEQFDLPSPPLGPYFLSPWLTE, from the coding sequence ATGACTCAGGTGCAATCCCATGATTCAGTCGCTGATCGGCAGCCAGCGACTGAAGTGGCTCAACGCTTTGCTGCCAGTATCGAATATGATGGTTCCCATTATCATGGCTGGCAAGCCCAGCGCTCAGGTATCAAGACCGTTCAACGTGCAGTAGAGGCAGCTATCAGTGAGGTGGCTGATCATCCTCTAACAGTGATTTGTGCAGGGCGGACTGATACCGGAGTACATGGTTGTAATCAAATCATTCACTTTGATAGCACTGCAATACGCTCTGAGCGAAGCTGGGTATTTGGTGCCAATAGTAACCTTCCTAATGATATCTCAGTACGCTGGGTTAAACCGGTGGATGATAGTTTTCATGCTCGTTTTAGTGCAGTGTATCGTCGTTATCGCTATGTCATTCTAAATACCCCAGTGAGGCCTGCCCACTTACCCAATGGGGTCACCTGGAACTATCGGCCCCTGAATGTGGCCTTGATGAGTGAGGCTGCTCAGGCTTTAGAAGGCGAGCATGACTTTAGCTCGTTTCGGGCAATCGGCTGTCAGGCCAAGTCACCAGTTAAGACGATTCATCATTTGCGGGTAGAGCGCTTTGGTGACTTAATTGTTATCGATGTCAAAGCCAATGCATTTTTACATCATATGGTGCGTAATATTGCTGGGGTATTGATGGCCATTGGCTGTAGTAAACGCCCTATCAGCTGGGTAAAAGACGTATTAGCTGCTCGTGACCGAACTCAAGGGGGAGTCACTGCACCACCTTATGGCTTATATTTTGTTGATGTAGGCTATCCTGAGCAATTTGATTTACCTTCCCCTCCCTTAGGCCCATACTTTCTATCACCCTGGCTGACAGAGTAG
- a CDS encoding FimV/HubP family polar landmark protein: MVRKLVVAMAATGALSSGVVNALGLGDIALKSALNQPLNAEIELIQIRDLNANEILPNLATREDFNRAGVERIFFLNNMKFATVVRPNGSAYIKVSSNKPVREPYLNFLVEVHWPSGRLLREYTVLLDPPTFTEQAPTAVEAPATAEPVAERPAPVATPTTAEPTTVTTTPTDTGFQGGDSYRVQANDTLYEIAAKVKPSSQVTVQQTMLALQQDNPDAFINNNINLLKKGKVLRLPDEQRVRNVSVSDAVTQIKQQNQAWKQGTTELAAPQIDATPRTDVEPVVTETTQDGKLTIVTSTANQPDETGADTGQPEGVSDTQVSELKNELSLAQENLDKSQREIEEQGARLQELEDQIGTLQRLLSLKDEQLAALQTQLAEAQEQAEQATQAVTPEVVVDKQPVQPTTTPETTPETTPETTPEPKPEPGIIDQVLASPVLLGTVGGVIVILVGGLFLWSRRRAQEDEEFYEEFEEEGLGEDQTVVSGVSGGGAEEALEVAEEEPTEPVTPQTADPIGEADIYIAYGRFSEAEQLLRNVINDEPSRSDLRVKLLEVYAEMQDANAFSQELQELHELADQGAIQQAEALKAKFGDALASAAPRIAAEEKDEFASLEQELTDEALTMDDLDESLSLDDLDLEGELNQLSTTAETDELSLDDLETSLDAELEDEEFGLDLGSLDESIEEPAALEDELDLELSLDDEVASEEVAESLDELSLDLEPSAEVEDLDKALELDLSDLEELPTEEEFSLDDELSLDMESTSTELEESLDTSLEDLELDLSEDALDLEEPVAIEEPVAEIAKAPEPPVEQPAPTETLTKAENLGLSEEEEAFILDSDAMEDNLADLDAATESLAAELAIDDLDMDDDMDVTAEAPVTRPAPVEDHGTATAVAEPKVQAKPAVAKAPAGQEQDYEFLADADEAATKLDLARAYIDMGDQDGARDILDEVMTEGNDVQKKEAQGLLDSMD; encoded by the coding sequence ATGGTGCGCAAGCTTGTAGTGGCAATGGCTGCAACCGGGGCCTTGTCATCTGGGGTAGTAAATGCCCTGGGCCTTGGGGATATTGCCCTCAAATCCGCCCTCAACCAGCCTTTGAATGCTGAAATTGAACTCATCCAGATTAGAGACCTGAACGCTAATGAAATATTACCCAATTTAGCTACCCGAGAAGACTTTAACCGAGCGGGTGTAGAAAGAATTTTCTTTCTAAACAACATGAAGTTTGCGACGGTGGTTCGTCCTAACGGCTCTGCCTACATCAAAGTCTCCAGTAATAAGCCAGTTCGAGAGCCTTACTTAAACTTCTTAGTCGAAGTGCACTGGCCCAGCGGTCGATTGCTGCGTGAGTACACCGTGTTGCTAGATCCACCGACATTCACTGAGCAAGCCCCAACAGCGGTTGAGGCACCCGCTACAGCTGAGCCAGTGGCTGAGCGTCCCGCTCCAGTCGCAACACCGACTACAGCTGAACCGACCACGGTTACAACAACCCCAACTGATACAGGCTTCCAGGGCGGGGATTCTTATCGGGTTCAAGCAAACGACACCCTTTATGAAATTGCCGCCAAAGTTAAGCCTTCCAGTCAAGTTACTGTTCAACAAACGATGTTGGCTTTGCAGCAGGATAACCCTGATGCCTTTATCAACAACAATATTAATCTGTTGAAGAAAGGTAAGGTACTGCGACTACCGGATGAACAGCGGGTTAGAAATGTGTCTGTTAGTGATGCAGTGACCCAAATTAAGCAGCAAAATCAAGCATGGAAGCAAGGCACAACAGAACTAGCTGCACCACAAATTGATGCGACGCCTCGAACTGATGTTGAGCCAGTGGTAACGGAAACCACACAGGATGGTAAACTGACCATTGTCACATCAACAGCCAACCAGCCAGACGAAACCGGTGCGGATACGGGACAACCTGAAGGTGTTTCTGATACGCAAGTGAGCGAGCTGAAGAATGAGCTGTCACTTGCTCAGGAAAATCTTGATAAATCACAACGGGAAATTGAAGAGCAAGGCGCAAGACTGCAGGAGTTGGAAGACCAGATTGGCACCCTACAACGCCTGTTGAGCCTGAAAGATGAGCAGCTGGCTGCTTTGCAAACGCAATTAGCAGAAGCGCAAGAACAAGCTGAACAAGCAACGCAAGCAGTGACTCCAGAAGTTGTGGTTGATAAACAGCCTGTTCAACCCACCACTACCCCAGAAACTACCCCAGAAACTACCCCAGAAACTACCCCAGAACCTAAGCCAGAGCCGGGTATTATTGACCAAGTACTCGCGAGCCCGGTGTTATTAGGAACGGTGGGAGGTGTTATTGTCATACTAGTTGGAGGGTTATTCCTCTGGTCTCGGCGGCGAGCGCAAGAAGATGAGGAGTTTTACGAAGAGTTTGAGGAGGAAGGCCTGGGGGAGGACCAAACCGTCGTTAGCGGAGTGAGCGGCGGTGGTGCTGAAGAAGCATTGGAAGTGGCAGAGGAAGAGCCAACAGAACCTGTAACACCGCAAACAGCCGATCCAATCGGTGAAGCTGATATCTATATTGCTTATGGGCGTTTCTCTGAAGCAGAGCAGTTGTTACGTAACGTAATCAATGATGAACCTTCTCGTAGCGACTTACGAGTGAAGCTGCTGGAAGTGTATGCCGAAATGCAAGATGCCAATGCGTTCAGCCAAGAGCTACAGGAGTTGCACGAGCTAGCTGATCAAGGAGCTATTCAACAGGCTGAGGCGCTAAAAGCAAAGTTTGGTGATGCGTTGGCTTCAGCAGCTCCCAGAATTGCTGCTGAGGAGAAAGATGAGTTTGCTAGCTTAGAGCAGGAGCTAACCGATGAAGCCTTGACGATGGATGATCTTGATGAAAGTTTATCCCTCGATGACTTGGATTTAGAAGGTGAGCTTAATCAACTGTCTACTACTGCTGAGACAGATGAGCTAAGTCTGGATGATTTGGAAACGAGTCTAGATGCAGAGCTTGAGGATGAAGAATTTGGTTTAGATCTTGGTAGCCTGGATGAAAGCATTGAAGAGCCTGCTGCGCTTGAAGATGAGCTTGATCTTGAGTTAAGCCTGGATGATGAAGTTGCCTCTGAAGAGGTGGCAGAAAGTCTTGATGAATTGTCTTTAGATTTGGAGCCCTCAGCGGAAGTTGAAGATCTGGACAAAGCTTTAGAGCTTGACTTGAGTGACTTAGAAGAACTGCCTACAGAAGAAGAGTTTAGCTTGGATGATGAGCTGAGCTTGGATATGGAGTCAACCTCGACTGAGCTGGAAGAGAGTTTAGATACCTCACTGGAAGACCTTGAGCTTGACTTGAGTGAAGATGCACTTGATCTGGAAGAGCCTGTAGCAATAGAAGAGCCAGTAGCGGAGATAGCAAAAGCCCCCGAGCCTCCTGTTGAGCAGCCAGCGCCGACTGAAACATTAACTAAGGCTGAAAATCTGGGGCTCTCTGAAGAAGAGGAAGCCTTTATCTTAGACTCTGACGCAATGGAAGATAATCTGGCTGACTTGGATGCAGCTACTGAAAGCCTGGCGGCGGAATTGGCAATTGATGACTTGGATATGGATGACGATATGGATGTAACTGCTGAAGCACCTGTCACAAGACCTGCCCCAGTAGAAGATCACGGCACTGCAACAGCAGTGGCTGAGCCTAAAGTACAAGCTAAGCCTGCAGTAGCAAAAGCCCCTGCTGGTCAAGAGCAGGATTATGAGTTCCTGGCTGATGCCGATGAAGCGGCGACAAAACTGGATTTAGCTCGGGCTTATATTGATATGGGAGATCAGGATGGTGCTCGGGATATTCTGGATGAAGTCATGACTGAAGGTAATGATGTACAGAAAAAAGAAGCACAGGGACTGTTGGATAGCATGGACTAG
- a CDS encoding aspartate-semialdehyde dehydrogenase produces MTKTYDVAVVGATGAVGEAMLSILEQRDFPVGKIYPLASSRSAGSTILFKNKPVVVEDLATFDFSKVQIGLFSAGGSVSAEYAPKAAAASCVVIDNTSHFRYDPNVPLVVPEVNPEKVADYTNCGIIANPNCSTIQMLVALKPFYDAVGISRINVATYQAVSGTGKDAINELASQTATLLNAKGAEAKVYPKQIAFNLLPQIDVFQENGYTKEEMKMVWETKKIFGDEGILVNPTCVRVPVFYGHSEAVHIETKEKITAAQAQELLKKAPGVVLLDEHQDGGYPTPVTEAAGEDPVYVGRVREDISCDRGLNLWVVADNVRKGAALNSVQIAEILIKDYI; encoded by the coding sequence ATGACTAAAACATATGATGTGGCTGTGGTTGGGGCAACCGGTGCAGTCGGTGAAGCTATGTTGTCGATACTGGAGCAGCGGGATTTTCCTGTGGGTAAAATATACCCTTTAGCCAGTAGCCGTTCTGCAGGAAGTACTATCTTATTTAAAAATAAGCCAGTTGTAGTAGAAGATTTAGCCACCTTTGATTTTAGCAAAGTACAAATTGGCTTGTTTTCAGCCGGGGGAAGTGTATCGGCAGAATACGCACCAAAAGCAGCAGCGGCCAGCTGTGTGGTCATAGATAATACCTCCCACTTCCGCTATGACCCTAATGTGCCATTGGTGGTGCCAGAGGTTAATCCTGAAAAAGTAGCGGACTATACTAATTGTGGAATTATTGCTAATCCAAACTGTTCTACGATTCAAATGTTGGTAGCTTTAAAGCCATTTTATGATGCAGTTGGTATTAGTCGTATAAACGTTGCGACCTATCAAGCTGTCTCAGGAACAGGTAAAGACGCTATTAATGAGTTGGCATCACAAACAGCCACCTTATTGAATGCTAAAGGAGCAGAAGCTAAGGTTTATCCTAAGCAGATTGCATTTAATTTGCTCCCACAGATTGATGTTTTTCAAGAAAATGGCTACACCAAAGAAGAGATGAAAATGGTGTGGGAGACCAAAAAGATATTTGGCGATGAAGGTATCTTGGTTAACCCAACCTGTGTGAGAGTGCCTGTTTTTTATGGTCATTCAGAAGCAGTCCATATTGAAACCAAAGAAAAGATTACGGCTGCTCAGGCACAGGAGTTGTTGAAAAAGGCACCAGGTGTCGTTCTGTTAGATGAGCATCAAGATGGTGGTTATCCTACACCTGTTACTGAGGCTGCTGGTGAAGATCCCGTCTACGTCGGGCGTGTCAGAGAAGATATATCCTGTGACAGAGGTCTCAATTTATGGGTTGTAGCGGATAATGTAAGGAAAGGGGCCGCTCTTAACAGTGTACAAATTGCCGAGATATTGATAAAAGACTATATATAA
- the leuB gene encoding 3-isopropylmalate dehydrogenase, with product MSKQILVLPGDGIGPEIVTEAIKVLAAVKDKFQLAIDWQEGLVGGVAIDAEGVPLPESTLAQAKAADAILLGAVGGPKWDQLEMAKRPEKGLLGLRAELQLFGNLRPAILYPQLANASTLKPEVVAGLDILIVRELTGGIYFGQPRGIKTLDNGERQGFNTYVYSESEIRRIAKVAFEAAQKRQGKLCSVDKANVLEATVLWREVMEEVAKDYPDVELSHMYVDNAAMQLVRAPKQFDVIVTGNMFGDILSDAAAMLTGSIGMLPSASLNAEGKGMYEPIHGSAPDIAGKEVANPLATILSIAMMLRYSLGYPEPADAIEAAVKQVLADGLRTADIYTEETDTRQVSTKAMGDAVVAAL from the coding sequence ATGAGTAAACAAATTTTAGTATTACCTGGTGATGGGATTGGACCAGAAATCGTTACTGAGGCCATTAAAGTACTGGCAGCGGTAAAAGATAAATTTCAGCTAGCGATTGACTGGCAAGAAGGCTTGGTGGGTGGTGTGGCCATTGACGCAGAGGGGGTGCCATTACCTGAGTCGACCTTGGCTCAAGCTAAAGCAGCCGATGCCATTTTATTAGGTGCTGTGGGCGGCCCTAAGTGGGATCAGCTGGAAATGGCTAAACGGCCTGAAAAAGGCTTACTGGGTTTACGAGCTGAGCTACAACTGTTTGGTAACTTGCGCCCTGCTATTCTTTATCCCCAACTGGCAAATGCTTCCACCTTAAAACCAGAAGTCGTGGCTGGCTTGGATATTCTAATTGTACGAGAACTGACGGGTGGTATCTATTTTGGTCAGCCTCGTGGTATTAAGACCTTAGACAACGGTGAGCGCCAGGGTTTTAATACTTATGTGTATAGCGAGTCTGAAATTCGTCGGATTGCAAAAGTCGCATTTGAAGCAGCTCAAAAGCGTCAGGGTAAGCTTTGTTCAGTAGATAAAGCCAATGTATTAGAAGCAACTGTCTTATGGCGAGAAGTGATGGAAGAAGTTGCTAAGGATTATCCCGATGTTGAGTTAAGCCACATGTACGTGGATAACGCAGCGATGCAACTGGTAAGAGCCCCAAAACAGTTTGATGTGATTGTCACAGGTAATATGTTTGGTGATATTTTATCGGATGCGGCGGCAATGCTGACAGGCTCTATTGGTATGCTACCTTCCGCATCACTGAATGCTGAAGGTAAGGGTATGTACGAGCCAATCCATGGTTCTGCACCTGATATTGCAGGCAAGGAAGTGGCTAACCCGCTGGCAACCATTTTATCCATTGCGATGATGTTGCGCTATTCACTGGGCTATCCAGAACCCGCTGATGCAATTGAGGCTGCTGTTAAGCAAGTATTAGCCGATGGCTTACGTACTGCTGATATTTACACAGAAGAAACAGATACCCGGCAAGTGTCGACTAAGGCTATGGGGGATGCTGTGGTTGCAGCGTTGTAA
- the leuD gene encoding 3-isopropylmalate dehydratase small subunit, with amino-acid sequence MEAFTQLTGVVAPLDRANVDTDMIIPKQFLKSIKRSGFGPNLFDELRYLDEGKPDQDCSNRPLNPDFMLNQSRYQGASILLARENFGCGSSREHAPWALLDYGFRCVIAPSFADIFYNNCFKNGILPIVVADDEVDQLFQGLAVQEGYQLTVDLEQQTITKPDGSVITFEVDDFRRECLLKGLDEIGLTLAKSDKIKAFEAKYKQQNPWLFS; translated from the coding sequence ATGGAAGCATTTACCCAATTAACTGGCGTGGTGGCTCCTTTAGATCGTGCCAATGTTGACACTGACATGATCATCCCCAAGCAGTTCTTAAAGTCGATTAAGCGTTCTGGGTTTGGTCCTAACCTGTTTGATGAGTTGCGCTATCTGGATGAGGGTAAGCCCGATCAGGATTGTAGCAACCGCCCGTTGAACCCAGACTTTATGTTAAATCAGTCTCGTTACCAAGGGGCGAGTATTTTATTGGCTCGGGAAAATTTTGGTTGTGGCTCCAGCCGTGAACATGCGCCTTGGGCTTTATTGGATTACGGCTTTCGCTGTGTCATTGCGCCAAGCTTTGCGGATATTTTTTACAACAACTGTTTTAAAAATGGCATTTTGCCTATCGTGGTTGCGGATGATGAAGTTGATCAGCTATTCCAGGGCCTAGCAGTACAGGAAGGCTATCAACTGACAGTTGACCTTGAACAACAGACCATTACCAAACCTGATGGTAGTGTCATTACCTTTGAGGTAGACGACTTTCGCCGTGAATGCTTGTTGAAAGGTTTAGACGAAATAGGTCTTACATTAGCGAAGTCTGATAAAATTAAAGCATTTGAAGCGAAGTATAAACAGCAAAATCCCTGGTTATTTAGTTAA
- the leuC gene encoding 3-isopropylmalate dehydratase large subunit → MTAKTLYDKLWEMHLVAEQDDGSALIYIDRHLLHEVTSPQAFEGLRLAGRQPWRRDANLATPDHNVPTTVAERQAGIDGILDPVSKIQVKTLDDNCQSFGITEFAMKDRRQGIVHVVGPEQGATLPGMTVVCGDSHTSTHGAFGALAHGIGTSEVEHVLATQCLVAKKMKNMLVKVEGKLSPFVTAKDIVLAIIGKIGTAGGTGYAIEFGGSAIRSLSMEGRMTICNMAIEAGARAGMVAVDQTTIDYVKGRPFSPSEAQWQQAVASWRQLVSDDGAHFDKVVELAAAEIQPQVTWGTSPEMVAPVVSRVPDPQDETDPTRKEGIQRALEYMGLKPGTPITDIKLDRVFIGSCTNSRIEDLREAAKVVQGKKVAANVKQAMVVPGSGLVKEQAEQEGLDKVFIEAGLEWREPGCSMCLAMNADKLGRGEHCASTSNRNFEGRQGFGGRTHLVSPAMAAAAAIYGHFVDIRAID, encoded by the coding sequence ATGACTGCTAAAACCCTATACGACAAGTTGTGGGAGATGCATTTGGTGGCTGAGCAAGATGATGGTTCGGCGCTGATATACATTGACCGCCATTTATTGCACGAAGTGACCTCGCCACAGGCCTTTGAGGGACTAAGGCTGGCTGGCCGTCAACCCTGGCGACGTGATGCTAACCTGGCAACCCCTGATCACAATGTACCTACGACAGTTGCTGAACGTCAGGCAGGGATTGATGGCATCCTTGATCCAGTATCAAAAATTCAGGTGAAAACTCTGGATGATAACTGCCAGTCATTTGGTATTACTGAGTTTGCCATGAAGGATCGCCGGCAAGGCATTGTTCATGTGGTGGGGCCTGAGCAGGGGGCAACACTGCCTGGAATGACGGTGGTTTGTGGTGACTCTCATACTTCTACTCATGGGGCTTTTGGAGCTTTAGCTCATGGTATTGGTACTTCTGAAGTAGAGCATGTATTGGCTACCCAGTGTTTGGTGGCGAAGAAAATGAAAAACATGCTGGTGAAGGTTGAGGGCAAGCTGTCTCCTTTTGTTACGGCAAAAGATATCGTGCTGGCCATTATCGGTAAAATTGGTACGGCGGGTGGTACAGGCTATGCCATTGAGTTTGGTGGTTCTGCGATTCGCTCGTTATCAATGGAAGGGCGGATGACCATTTGTAATATGGCCATTGAAGCAGGAGCTCGGGCAGGCATGGTGGCTGTCGACCAAACGACCATTGATTATGTAAAAGGCCGACCATTTTCCCCTAGCGAAGCGCAGTGGCAACAAGCTGTAGCCAGTTGGCGACAGTTGGTGTCTGATGATGGCGCTCATTTCGACAAGGTGGTAGAACTAGCGGCAGCAGAGATTCAACCACAAGTCACTTGGGGTACATCGCCAGAAATGGTGGCACCCGTGGTGAGTCGTGTCCCTGATCCTCAAGACGAAACAGATCCTACCCGTAAAGAAGGTATCCAACGCGCTCTGGAATATATGGGGCTAAAACCAGGAACGCCAATCACTGATATCAAGCTGGACCGTGTATTCATTGGTTCTTGCACTAACTCGCGAATTGAAGATTTGCGAGAAGCGGCCAAAGTCGTTCAAGGTAAAAAAGTCGCTGCCAATGTTAAGCAGGCAATGGTGGTGCCAGGGTCAGGGTTGGTGAAAGAGCAAGCTGAGCAGGAAGGGCTGGATAAAGTCTTTATTGAAGCCGGTTTGGAATGGCGTGAACCTGGTTGCTCAATGTGTTTAGCCATGAATGCCGACAAACTGGGCCGTGGTGAGCACTGTGCATCGACTTCAAACCGTAACTTTGAAGGCAGGCAAGGGTTTGGTGGGCGGACCCACTTGGTGAGTCCGGCAATGGCGGCAGCAGCGGCTATTTATGGCCATTTTGTTGATATTAGAGCGATTGACTAA